In Urechidicola croceus, a single window of DNA contains:
- a CDS encoding beta-ketoacyl-ACP synthase III has protein sequence MAKITAAITAVGKYLPEYVLTNEILESMVETNDEWIVSRTGIKERRILKEEGKGTSFMAIKAAEDLLSKNQLDPKEIDLVIIASATPDMQAANTGAYVASEIGATNAFAFDMDSACSSFLFGMSVVSSFIESGKYKKVLLIGADKNSSMIDYSDRATCIIFGDGAGAVLFEPNEEGYGLQDEYLRTDGEGRQYLNVLKGGSAYPIKKGDIPDEDFFVHQDGRTVFKNAVFNMADVSEKILERNNLTKNDISWLAAHQANKRIIDATANRVGLEESKVMMNIEKYGNTTSATLPLLLADYESKLKKGDKIIFAAFGGGFSWGSIYYKWAYNSK, from the coding sequence ATGGCTAAAATAACTGCAGCAATTACTGCCGTTGGAAAATACCTTCCCGAATATGTTTTAACTAATGAAATTCTGGAATCTATGGTGGAAACAAATGACGAATGGATTGTTTCCAGAACAGGAATAAAAGAAAGAAGAATTCTTAAGGAAGAAGGAAAAGGAACATCATTTATGGCTATTAAAGCTGCTGAAGATTTACTTTCTAAAAATCAACTTGACCCTAAAGAAATAGACTTGGTAATAATTGCTTCTGCAACACCAGATATGCAAGCAGCAAATACTGGTGCTTATGTAGCTTCAGAGATTGGAGCCACTAATGCATTTGCATTTGATATGGATTCTGCATGTTCAAGTTTCTTATTTGGAATGTCTGTTGTATCAAGTTTTATTGAATCTGGAAAATATAAAAAAGTATTATTGATTGGGGCTGATAAGAATTCGTCAATGATTGATTATAGCGATAGAGCTACTTGTATAATTTTTGGTGATGGTGCTGGAGCAGTATTGTTTGAACCAAATGAAGAAGGTTATGGATTACAAGATGAATATTTAAGAACAGACGGCGAAGGAAGACAATATTTAAATGTTTTAAAAGGTGGATCTGCATATCCTATAAAAAAAGGTGACATACCTGATGAAGATTTTTTTGTTCATCAAGATGGAAGAACTGTTTTTAAGAATGCAGTTTTTAATATGGCAGATGTAAGTGAAAAGATACTAGAAAGAAATAATTTAACTAAGAATGATATTTCTTGGTTAGCAGCACACCAAGCAAATAAAAGAATAATTGACGCCACTGCCAATAGAGTAGGTTTAGAGGAATCAAAAGTGATGATGAATATTGAAAAATATGGGAACACAACTTCTGCAACTCTTCCTTTATTATTAGCAGATTACGAATCAAAATTAAAAAAAGGTGATAAAATAATTTTTGCAGCATTTGGAGGTGGGTTCTCTTGGGGATCTATCTATTATAAATGGGCATATAATTCAAAATAA
- a CDS encoding ExbD/TolR family protein encodes MSKFSKKKKGMPAINTASLPDIVFMLLFFFMVATTMRETSVMVKQQLPTATEVKKLEDKRLISTIYVGEAEDQKKYGEGDKIQLNDKIADVSQVRNFIFSQREPIPEDERDYMTTLIKADIKSNVGTINDIKKELREINALKVTYSTNIGVEK; translated from the coding sequence ATGTCTAAATTTAGTAAAAAGAAAAAAGGAATGCCCGCTATTAATACAGCATCCTTACCTGACATTGTATTTATGCTTTTATTCTTTTTTATGGTTGCTACAACTATGAGAGAAACTTCTGTAATGGTTAAACAACAATTACCAACAGCTACAGAGGTTAAGAAGTTGGAAGATAAACGTTTGATTAGTACAATTTATGTTGGTGAAGCTGAAGATCAAAAAAAATATGGTGAAGGAGATAAAATCCAATTAAATGATAAGATTGCTGACGTAAGTCAGGTAAGAAATTTCATTTTCTCACAAAGGGAGCCAATTCCTGAAGATGAACGTGATTATATGACTACTTTGATTAAAGCAGATATTAAATCAAATGTTGGAACAATCAATGATATAAAGAAAGAATTAAGAGAAATTAATGCTTTAAAAGTTACTTATTCTACCAATATAGGTGTAGAAAAGTAG
- a CDS encoding asparaginase — protein MTKKPHILLIYTGGTIGMARDYDTGVLKAFNFNDLLSHIPELKRLNCTIENTSFEVPIDSSNMNPKYWVQIVEMIERNYNQYDGFVVLHGSDTMSFTASAVSFMLEDLNKPIIFTGSQLPIGDFRTDAKENLITAIEIASSHESGVPIIKEVCLYFEYKLYRGNRTTKVNSEHFKAFSSPNLPPLAESGVHMKFNKALIKDNGSKNKVKFRKQMDTNVVLLKLFPGISERIIKSIFEIDGLKGIIIETYGSGNAPTDDWFITLLKKALENGIKIIDVTQCVSGEVLFGHYETSAQLEKLGLINGKDITTESAIAKLMYLLGENVEDNEFKRLFEAPLRGEMKE, from the coding sequence ATGACAAAAAAACCACACATTTTATTGATTTATACAGGAGGAACTATTGGAATGGCTAGAGATTATGACACGGGAGTATTAAAAGCATTTAATTTTAATGACTTATTGAGTCATATTCCCGAGTTAAAACGGTTGAATTGCACAATTGAAAACACTTCTTTTGAGGTGCCAATTGATTCATCAAATATGAATCCTAAATATTGGGTGCAAATTGTTGAGATGATTGAGCGTAATTATAATCAATATGATGGTTTTGTAGTGCTTCATGGTTCGGATACAATGTCCTTTACTGCATCTGCTGTAAGTTTTATGTTGGAAGATTTAAATAAACCAATAATTTTTACTGGATCACAATTACCTATAGGTGATTTTAGAACAGATGCTAAAGAAAATTTAATAACAGCTATTGAAATCGCTTCTTCACATGAGAGTGGAGTTCCAATAATAAAAGAGGTATGTCTTTATTTTGAATATAAATTATATAGAGGTAATAGAACAACAAAAGTAAACTCTGAGCATTTTAAGGCTTTTTCTTCACCTAATTTACCTCCACTTGCCGAAAGTGGAGTTCATATGAAGTTCAATAAAGCATTAATTAAAGACAATGGTAGTAAAAATAAAGTCAAGTTTAGAAAACAGATGGATACAAATGTGGTGCTTTTGAAGTTGTTTCCAGGGATAAGTGAGCGAATTATAAAAAGTATATTTGAAATTGATGGTTTAAAAGGTATAATAATTGAGACTTATGGGTCTGGAAATGCTCCAACAGATGATTGGTTTATTACTTTATTGAAAAAAGCGCTTGAAAACGGTATTAAGATTATTGATGTTACTCAATGTGTTTCAGGAGAAGTATTATTCGGACATTACGAAACAAGTGCTCAGTTAGAAAAATTAGGATTAATAAACGGAAAAGATATTACAACTGAATCAGCTATTGCTAAATTGATGTACTTATTAGGTGAGAATGTAGAAGATAATGAGTTCAAAAGACTTTTTGAGGCTCCTTTAAGAGGAGAAATGAAAGAGTAA
- a CDS encoding MotA/TolQ/ExbB proton channel family protein, with translation MKKLFTILAITGLLFLGTTQNTYAQEEAQTEQVEKTFHQELKQRFIEGGPFFMGIVLIALILGLAIAIERIIYLNMATTNTKKLVSSVEDALASGGVEAAKEVCRNTKGPVASIFYQGLDRSGEGIDAAEKAIVGYGGVQMGLLEKNISWLTLFIALAPMLGFMGTVIGMIQAFDNIAASNQMTPGTVAGGIKVALLTTVFGLIVAIILQIFYNYIIAKVDSIVNNMEDASISLVDLLVKHKK, from the coding sequence ATGAAAAAATTATTTACTATCCTTGCAATCACAGGATTATTGTTTTTAGGAACTACTCAAAACACGTATGCACAGGAAGAAGCACAGACAGAACAAGTTGAAAAAACTTTTCACCAAGAATTAAAACAGCGTTTTATTGAAGGTGGGCCATTCTTCATGGGAATTGTACTAATTGCATTGATTTTAGGTCTTGCAATAGCAATTGAAAGAATTATTTACCTTAACATGGCAACAACTAACACTAAGAAGTTAGTTAGTAGTGTTGAAGATGCATTAGCATCTGGAGGTGTTGAAGCTGCTAAAGAAGTATGTAGAAACACAAAAGGACCTGTTGCTTCTATTTTTTACCAAGGTTTAGACCGTTCTGGTGAAGGAATTGATGCTGCTGAAAAAGCAATCGTTGGATACGGTGGTGTTCAAATGGGGTTATTAGAAAAAAATATCTCTTGGTTGACATTATTTATTGCTCTAGCTCCAATGCTTGGTTTCATGGGAACAGTTATTGGTATGATTCAAGCTTTTGATAATATTGCTGCATCAAATCAAATGACTCCTGGTACAGTTGCAGGTGGTATTAAAGTAGCCTTATTAACAACAGTATTTGGTTTAATTGTTGCGATTATTTTACAAATTTTTTATAACTACATCATTGCAAAAGTTGATAGCATCGTAAACAACATGGAAGATGCATCTATATCATTAGTAGATTTATTAGTTAAGCACAAAAAATAA
- a CDS encoding zinc metallopeptidase has translation MAFGYIIFGLIALFGWLVQSKLKSKFKQYSKLSLQNGLSGREIAEKMLHDNGIFDVKVISTPGRLTDHYNPKDKTVNLSESVYNERNAASAAVAAHEVGHAVQHATAYSWLQFRSNMVPMVNIASKLSMWIIMAGLFIQSFPALLPLGIILFAATVVFSFITLPVEYDASNRALAWLENKNMLTPEEQAGAKDALSWAARTYVVAAIGALATLFYYVMIYLGRD, from the coding sequence ATGGCATTTGGATATATAATATTTGGCTTAATTGCCTTATTTGGTTGGCTAGTTCAATCAAAACTGAAAAGTAAATTTAAACAATACTCAAAATTATCTTTACAAAATGGTCTTTCCGGAAGAGAAATTGCGGAAAAAATGTTACACGATAATGGGATTTTCGACGTAAAAGTTATTTCTACTCCTGGTAGATTGACGGATCACTATAATCCTAAGGATAAAACCGTAAATTTAAGTGAATCTGTTTACAATGAAAGGAATGCTGCTTCTGCTGCAGTTGCGGCACACGAAGTTGGACATGCTGTTCAACATGCAACTGCATATTCTTGGTTACAATTTAGATCAAATATGGTTCCTATGGTAAATATCGCGAGTAAATTATCTATGTGGATTATTATGGCAGGACTATTCATTCAATCATTTCCGGCTTTACTTCCACTTGGCATCATACTATTTGCTGCTACAGTTGTATTTAGTTTTATTACTTTACCCGTAGAATATGATGCAAGTAATAGAGCTCTTGCTTGGCTTGAAAATAAAAATATGCTTACTCCTGAAGAACAAGCTGGTGCAAAAGATGCTTTAAGTTGGGCTGCTAGAACTTATGTAGTCGCTGCTATTGGTGCATTAGCTACACTATTTTATTATGTAATGATTTATTTAGGAAGAGATTAA
- the rpoN gene encoding RNA polymerase factor sigma-54 → MLKQHLQYKLQQKLSPQQIQLMKLIQLPTQAFEQRLKQEIEENPALDSGKDESDEFDDNLNQNEYNDDSSDSDTIDTQDINIDDYLSDDEIPNYKTQTNNYSADDDDKSIPYAGGTTFNQHLLNQLHTYRFSEQEEIIAEFLIGSIDESGYIRREMDDIIDDLAFTQNIYTDETEVKKLLNIVQELDPAGVGSRNLKECLLIQLKRKSEKPSRILALEILDKAFEPFAKKHYKKLIQKFNISEVELREAIAEIEKLNPKPGGSYVGNNKIAEQIVPDFTIQITDGELQLTLNSRNAPELHVSAEYNNMLKSYKDSTIKSKSQKDAVIFIKQKLDAAKWFIDAIKQRQQTLLLTMNAIMHIQQDYFLSGDERKLKPMILKDVADKINMDVSTVSRVANSKYVSTPYGTKLIKVFFSESMKNDQGEDVSTREIKKILETVIKNENKKKPLTDDKLSELLKEKGYPIARRTVAKYREQLDIPVARLRKKL, encoded by the coding sequence ATGCTCAAACAACATTTACAATATAAATTACAGCAAAAATTATCACCGCAACAGATTCAATTAATGAAATTGATTCAGTTGCCAACACAAGCATTTGAACAAAGGTTAAAACAAGAGATTGAAGAAAATCCAGCTTTAGACAGTGGAAAAGATGAATCAGATGAATTTGATGACAATTTAAATCAAAATGAATACAATGATGATTCATCTGACAGTGATACTATTGATACCCAAGATATAAATATTGATGATTATTTGAGTGACGATGAAATTCCGAACTATAAAACACAAACAAATAATTATTCAGCAGATGATGATGATAAAAGTATTCCATATGCTGGAGGTACAACTTTCAATCAACATTTATTAAATCAATTACACACCTACCGTTTTTCAGAACAGGAAGAAATTATTGCTGAATTTTTAATTGGAAGTATTGATGAAAGTGGATACATCCGTAGAGAAATGGATGATATTATTGATGATTTGGCTTTTACTCAAAATATTTACACAGATGAAACAGAGGTAAAAAAACTCCTAAATATTGTTCAAGAATTAGACCCTGCAGGTGTTGGCTCAAGAAATTTAAAAGAATGTTTACTAATTCAATTAAAAAGAAAAAGTGAAAAACCAAGTAGAATTCTTGCTCTTGAAATTCTAGATAAAGCATTTGAACCATTTGCTAAAAAACACTATAAAAAACTGATTCAAAAATTTAATATTTCTGAAGTTGAATTACGTGAAGCAATTGCTGAAATAGAAAAATTAAATCCAAAACCAGGTGGTTCATATGTAGGAAACAATAAAATTGCAGAACAGATAGTTCCAGATTTTACAATTCAAATTACTGATGGTGAGTTACAACTTACTTTAAACTCTCGAAACGCACCCGAATTACATGTTTCTGCAGAATATAATAATATGCTGAAAAGTTATAAGGATAGTACTATAAAGTCCAAATCACAAAAAGATGCTGTAATTTTTATTAAGCAAAAGTTGGATGCTGCTAAGTGGTTTATTGATGCTATAAAACAACGCCAACAAACCTTGTTACTTACTATGAATGCAATTATGCACATTCAACAAGATTATTTCTTATCAGGTGATGAACGTAAGTTAAAACCTATGATTTTAAAAGATGTTGCTGATAAAATCAATATGGATGTATCTACAGTTTCACGTGTTGCAAATAGTAAGTATGTTTCTACTCCATATGGTACTAAATTAATAAAAGTTTTCTTTTCTGAGTCTATGAAAAATGATCAAGGTGAAGATGTTTCAACTCGTGAAATAAAGAAAATTTTAGAAACAGTTATCAAAAATGAAAATAAGAAAAAACCACTTACAGATGACAAATTATCTGAATTGCTAAAAGAAAAAGGATATCCTATTGCAAGAAGAACAGTAGCTAAATACCGTGAACAACTAGATATACCTGTTGCACGTCTACGCAAAAAATTATAG
- a CDS encoding porin family protein, producing the protein MICSYAQIDTTFVDNKYLEDQIYIGLTYNILVDKPNEFNQNGLSGGVSIGFIKDIPLNEQRNLGFGIGLGYSFNANIQNLKIDELNGTTRFETIASEDYNSNSLTIHSIEVPLEFRWRTSTAKNYNFWRIYTGLKFSYVFSNSSKYSDSNEKVLIKNINELDNFQYGLLFSAGYSTLNLRLYYGLKPIFKNATVSDENIDLRQFNVGVVFYLL; encoded by the coding sequence ATGATTTGCTCATATGCTCAAATAGATACTACATTTGTCGATAATAAATATTTAGAAGATCAAATTTACATTGGATTGACTTATAATATTTTAGTTGATAAGCCTAATGAATTTAATCAGAATGGATTGTCTGGTGGTGTATCTATTGGATTTATCAAAGATATTCCATTAAATGAACAACGAAATTTAGGTTTTGGGATTGGATTAGGGTATTCATTCAATGCAAATATTCAAAATTTGAAAATTGATGAATTAAATGGTACAACTAGATTTGAGACAATTGCAAGTGAAGATTATAATAGTAATAGTTTGACAATACATTCTATCGAAGTTCCATTAGAATTTAGATGGAGAACTTCTACTGCAAAAAATTACAACTTTTGGAGGATTTATACTGGGTTAAAATTCAGTTATGTATTTTCTAATAGTTCTAAATATTCTGACAGTAATGAAAAGGTTCTTATAAAGAATATTAATGAATTAGATAATTTTCAATATGGTTTGCTTTTCTCTGCAGGTTATTCAACTTTAAATTTGAGATTGTATTACGGTTTAAAACCTATTTTTAAGAATGCAACTGTTAGTGATGAAAACATTGATTTAAGACAGTTCAATGTAGGAGTAGTATTCTATCTATTATAG
- a CDS encoding ExbD/TolR family protein, whose protein sequence is MARRDTPEINAGSMADIAFLLLIFFLVTTTMDVDAGISRRLPEKQPIDAPPPPVIKMKNVFEVIINRNDELLIEGEYHEIKDIKQMAIDFIDNGGGKGNPMPNEVDGKECTWCKGAKDEASSDHPNKAVISLKSDRSTSYGTFIKVQNELGKAYTTLRNRLAKELYGTTYTEMVDDLSKDKGNATLKDKIDKIKSMYPEIISEAETN, encoded by the coding sequence ATGGCAAGAAGAGACACACCCGAAATTAATGCAGGTTCAATGGCGGACATTGCGTTTTTACTATTGATATTTTTCTTAGTAACAACGACAATGGATGTTGATGCAGGTATTTCGAGAAGATTACCAGAAAAACAACCAATTGATGCACCACCACCACCAGTTATTAAGATGAAAAACGTTTTTGAAGTTATTATCAACAGAAACGATGAATTATTAATAGAAGGTGAATACCATGAAATCAAAGACATTAAACAAATGGCAATTGATTTTATAGACAACGGAGGTGGAAAAGGAAATCCAATGCCAAATGAAGTAGATGGTAAGGAATGTACATGGTGTAAAGGAGCAAAAGATGAAGCGTCTTCAGATCACCCTAATAAAGCTGTTATTTCATTAAAGAGTGATAGAAGTACTAGTTATGGAACATTTATAAAAGTTCAAAACGAATTAGGTAAGGCTTATACTACTCTTAGAAATAGATTGGCTAAAGAGTTATACGGTACCACATATACTGAAATGGTAGATGATTTGAGTAAAGATAAAGGGAATGCTACTTTAAAAGATAAAATCGATAAGATAAAATCAATGTATCCTGAAATTATCTCAGAAGCAGAAACTAATTAA
- the accC gene encoding acetyl-CoA carboxylase biotin carboxylase subunit, producing MFKKILIANRGEIALRIIRTCKEMGIKTVAVYSTADAESLHVKFADEAVCIGPPPSNESYLKISNIISAAEITNADAIHPGYGFLSENAKFSKICEEHDIKFIGATDEMINKMGDKASAKATMKKAGVPCVPGSDGIIELYEDAEKLADDMGYPVMLKATAGGGGRGMRAVWKKEDLRPSWDSARQESKAAFGNDDMYMEKLIEEPRHIEIQIVGDAYGKACHLSERDCSVQRRHQKLTEEVPSPFMTTKLRKQMGEAAVKAAEFIKYEGAGTVEFLVDKHRNFYFMEMNTRIQVEHPITEQVIDFDLIREQILVAAGVPISGKNYLPKMHSIECRINAEDPYNDFRPSPGKIVTLHAPGGHGVRLDTHVYAGYSIPPNYDSMIAKLITTAQTREEAINKMKRALDEFVIEGIKTTIPFHRQLMDDPDYVAGNYTTKFMELFKMKPQEEI from the coding sequence ATGTTTAAAAAAATATTAATAGCAAATAGAGGTGAAATAGCATTACGTATTATTAGAACATGTAAGGAAATGGGTATTAAAACAGTAGCTGTATATTCAACTGCTGATGCTGAAAGTCTACATGTTAAATTTGCTGATGAAGCAGTATGTATTGGACCTCCTCCAAGTAATGAATCTTACTTAAAAATATCAAATATAATTTCAGCAGCTGAAATTACTAATGCAGACGCAATACACCCTGGATATGGTTTTTTATCTGAAAACGCTAAGTTTTCCAAAATATGTGAAGAACATGATATTAAATTCATTGGTGCTACCGATGAAATGATAAACAAAATGGGAGATAAAGCATCTGCAAAGGCTACTATGAAAAAAGCAGGTGTACCTTGTGTCCCAGGTTCTGACGGAATTATAGAACTATATGAAGATGCTGAAAAATTAGCTGATGATATGGGTTATCCTGTTATGTTAAAAGCAACTGCAGGTGGCGGAGGTAGAGGTATGCGTGCTGTTTGGAAAAAAGAAGATTTAAGACCATCTTGGGATAGTGCACGTCAAGAGTCAAAAGCCGCTTTTGGAAATGATGATATGTATATGGAGAAACTTATTGAAGAGCCGCGTCATATTGAAATTCAAATAGTAGGTGATGCTTATGGAAAAGCATGTCATTTGTCAGAAAGGGACTGCTCCGTACAACGTAGACACCAAAAATTAACAGAAGAAGTTCCTTCACCATTTATGACTACCAAGTTAAGAAAACAGATGGGTGAAGCAGCTGTAAAGGCAGCTGAATTTATTAAATATGAAGGTGCTGGAACAGTAGAATTTTTAGTTGATAAACATCGTAATTTCTATTTTATGGAAATGAATACACGTATTCAAGTTGAACATCCAATTACTGAGCAAGTAATTGATTTTGATTTGATTCGTGAACAAATTTTGGTAGCAGCAGGAGTGCCAATTTCTGGAAAAAATTATTTACCAAAAATGCATTCAATAGAATGTAGAATTAATGCCGAAGATCCATATAATGATTTTCGCCCCTCACCAGGAAAAATAGTAACATTACATGCTCCAGGAGGTCATGGAGTTAGATTGGATACACATGTATATGCAGGATACAGTATTCCGCCAAATTATGACTCAATGATTGCAAAATTAATTACGACTGCACAAACTCGTGAAGAAGCAATTAATAAAATGAAAAGAGCATTAGATGAATTCGTAATTGAAGGAATTAAAACAACCATTCCGTTTCACCGTCAATTGATGGATGATCCAGATTATGTTGCTGGAAATTACACCACTAAATTCATGGAACTTTTTAAAATGAAACCTCAAGAGGAAATTTAA
- the accB gene encoding acetyl-CoA carboxylase biotin carboxyl carrier protein, with protein MDLKEIQSLIKFVSKSGVNEVKLEVEDFKITIKTGAGVPETTIVHQAAPVGIPQTPVAVTPSVDAVPTEVKVEDEESKYVTITSPIIGTFYRKPSPDKPNFVEVGDTIQADSVVCIVEAMKLFNEIEAEVSGKIVKVLVDEASPVEFGQPLYLVDPS; from the coding sequence ATGGATTTAAAAGAAATTCAAAGTCTCATAAAATTTGTCTCAAAAAGTGGGGTAAATGAAGTGAAATTAGAGGTAGAAGACTTTAAAATCACAATTAAAACAGGAGCAGGAGTACCTGAAACAACAATAGTTCACCAAGCAGCACCTGTTGGTATACCACAAACGCCTGTGGCTGTAACTCCTTCTGTAGATGCAGTTCCCACTGAAGTAAAGGTAGAGGATGAAGAGTCTAAATATGTAACTATTACTTCACCAATAATAGGTACATTCTATAGAAAACCTTCACCTGATAAACCAAATTTTGTAGAAGTAGGAGATACAATTCAAGCAGATTCTGTAGTTTGTATAGTAGAAGCAATGAAGTTATTTAATGAAATAGAAGCAGAAGTTTCAGGAAAAATAGTTAAAGTCTTAGTAGACGAAGCTTCACCAGTAGAATTTGGTCAACCTTTATATTTAGTTGACCCATCTTAA
- the asnS gene encoding asparagine--tRNA ligase translates to MIKGTVAELLNSDKILQEVHVKGWVRTFRSNRFIALNDGSTIHNIQCVVDFENMNESTLKKIATGAAISVTGTLVESQGKGQKVEIQVTKLEVLGESNPEEYPIQPKRHSLEFLRENAHLRIRTNTFSSVMRVRSALSFAVHKYFTENGFYNFHAPIITGSDAEGAGEMFHVSTFDPKNVPTNENGEVDYSKDFFGKETNLTVSGQLEAETYAMALGKVYTFGPTFRAENSNTTRHLAEFWMIEPEVAFNDLDANMDLGEDFIKSVIKDVLTNCKDDIEFLENRLLQEEKSKPQIERSEMALIEKLNFVIDNNFKRVSYTEAIDILRNSKPNKKKKFQFPINEWGADLQSEHERFLVEKHFKCPVILFDYPANIKAFYMRLNEDGKTVRAMDILFPGIGEIVGGSQREERLDVLKDKIDALGIDEKELWWYLDTRKFGTAVHSGFGLGFERLVQFVTGMGNIRDVIPYPRTPQNAEF, encoded by the coding sequence ATGATAAAAGGCACAGTAGCTGAATTATTAAATTCAGATAAAATATTACAAGAAGTACATGTAAAAGGATGGGTTAGAACCTTTAGAAGTAATCGTTTTATTGCTTTAAATGATGGTTCAACAATTCATAACATTCAATGTGTTGTTGACTTTGAAAACATGAACGAATCAACTTTAAAAAAAATTGCAACAGGAGCTGCAATTTCAGTTACGGGAACTTTAGTTGAAAGTCAAGGTAAAGGACAAAAAGTTGAAATACAAGTTACCAAATTAGAAGTTTTAGGAGAATCAAATCCTGAAGAATATCCTATTCAACCTAAACGACATAGTTTAGAATTTTTACGTGAAAACGCTCATTTACGTATAAGAACAAATACATTTAGTTCTGTAATGCGTGTGCGTTCTGCCTTGTCGTTTGCAGTTCATAAATACTTTACCGAAAACGGATTTTATAACTTTCATGCACCAATAATAACAGGTTCAGATGCCGAAGGTGCAGGTGAAATGTTTCACGTTTCAACTTTTGACCCCAAAAACGTTCCAACTAATGAAAATGGTGAAGTTGATTACTCAAAAGATTTCTTCGGAAAAGAAACAAATCTAACAGTATCTGGTCAATTAGAAGCAGAAACTTATGCTATGGCATTAGGTAAAGTATATACTTTTGGTCCAACTTTTAGAGCCGAAAATTCTAACACCACACGTCATTTAGCTGAGTTTTGGATGATTGAACCTGAAGTTGCATTTAATGATTTAGATGCCAATATGGATTTAGGAGAAGATTTCATAAAATCAGTAATTAAAGATGTGTTGACTAATTGTAAAGATGATATTGAATTTTTGGAAAATAGATTATTACAAGAAGAAAAATCTAAACCGCAAATAGAACGAAGCGAGATGGCTTTAATTGAAAAATTAAACTTCGTTATTGATAATAATTTCAAGCGTGTGAGTTATACAGAGGCTATTGATATTTTGCGTAACTCTAAACCAAATAAAAAGAAAAAATTTCAGTTCCCAATTAATGAATGGGGAGCGGACTTACAAAGTGAACATGAACGTTTTTTGGTAGAAAAACACTTCAAATGCCCAGTCATATTATTTGATTATCCAGCTAATATTAAAGCATTTTATATGCGTTTAAATGAAGATGGAAAAACAGTAAGAGCAATGGATATACTATTTCCTGGAATTGGAGAAATAGTTGGTGGAAGTCAAAGAGAAGAGAGATTAGATGTACTTAAAGACAAAATTGATGCGTTAGGCATTGACGAAAAGGAACTTTGGTGGTATCTTGACACTCGTAAATTCGGAACAGCTGTTCATAGTGGATTTGGCTTAGGTTTTGAAAGATTGGTTCAATTTGTTACAGGTATGGGAAATATACGTGATGTAATACCTTATCCAAGAACTCCACAAAATGCAGAGTTTTAA